A window of Pyrobaculum aerophilum str. IM2 contains these coding sequences:
- a CDS encoding M16 family metallopeptidase: MRRVLALDNGVVIVADPFASPLAAVVVAVGVGSLYEDGDKRGITHLLEHVMFRVPGFDVDEAVESLGGSNNAYTQRDAIMITLEGLAASAGGLVELAHRLYVNEKYAEEDVERERAAVLSELRQSRENPSDRVGELAVKALFGDSDWGAPVGGTPETVESIELRDLLEHKRKWFVGGNTLVVLSGGFSEEAMEKAARLFGGLEGGRPQRRTPTWAEGPKRLIEERDVDGVYYAKAVRVAVDNAAAVYPLLSAASIHLEAGTKSVLFNVVRSTGIAYSYYVDFDVVGDVGYLAVVVESARGLEEVRKAVEDALRPRRPPPYRLSFFKYLWESSWRSPVNRAVTLAEFYLKGGRPQEAERVFWSAAVVGTAWLEGRIIDVAEAYLLPEKI, from the coding sequence ATGCGCAGAGTCTTGGCTTTAGACAACGGCGTTGTTATCGTGGCCGACCCCTTCGCCTCGCCGCTGGCCGCGGTGGTAGTGGCGGTGGGCGTGGGGTCGCTCTATGAGGACGGGGATAAGAGGGGGATTACCCACCTCTTAGAACACGTCATGTTTAGAGTGCCGGGCTTTGACGTCGACGAGGCAGTGGAGTCCCTGGGGGGTAGCAACAACGCCTATACCCAGCGGGACGCCATTATGATAACGCTGGAGGGCCTCGCCGCATCTGCTGGAGGCTTGGTGGAGCTAGCCCACAGGCTTTACGTAAATGAGAAATACGCAGAGGAGGACGTGGAGAGGGAGAGAGCCGCCGTGTTGTCAGAGCTCAGGCAGTCGAGGGAAAATCCCTCTGACAGAGTCGGCGAGTTGGCGGTAAAGGCGCTGTTCGGAGACAGCGATTGGGGGGCGCCGGTGGGCGGCACGCCTGAGACCGTGGAGTCAATAGAGCTGAGGGACTTGCTAGAACATAAGCGCAAGTGGTTTGTCGGGGGGAATACCCTAGTGGTCCTATCGGGCGGATTTTCCGAGGAGGCCATGGAGAAAGCCGCGCGGCTCTTCGGCGGGCTCGAGGGAGGGAGACCCCAGAGGAGGACGCCCACATGGGCGGAGGGCCCCAAGCGCTTAATTGAGGAGAGGGATGTAGACGGCGTATACTACGCCAAGGCGGTGAGAGTGGCCGTCGACAACGCCGCCGCTGTATACCCCTTGCTCAGCGCCGCGTCTATACATTTAGAGGCTGGGACTAAGTCTGTTTTATTTAACGTGGTAAGAAGTACGGGCATTGCTTACTCCTATTACGTGGATTTCGACGTGGTGGGCGACGTGGGCTATCTGGCCGTGGTAGTGGAGTCGGCCAGGGGACTGGAGGAGGTTAGAAAGGCGGTGGAAGACGCCTTGAGGCCGCGGAGGCCTCCTCCCTATAGGCTGTCGTTTTTTAAATACCTCTGGGAATCCAGCTGGCGGAGTCCGGTGAATAGGGCTGTGACGCTGGCGGAGTTCTACCTAAAGGGGGGCCGCCCCCAAGAGGCGGAGCGCGTCTTTTGGTCTGCCGCCGTGGTGGGCACTGCATGGCTAGAGGGGAGGATTATAGACGTGGCCGAGGCGTATCTCCTGCCTGAAAAAATATAA
- a CDS encoding NTP transferase domain-containing protein: MVAGVIMAGGRGRRANDPEKCLWPLCGIPLLFRVAGALAQVAEELIVLTTKNHTRIAKYAEAWGIKVVYTPGEGYERDVQFAVKFAPAFIASCDLANLKPGHLEALANNAVFTTAVTKGGYPGLSYLPTPDMEKWSVVELGDLYDVDTPEDFEKAERECPTAYPLNADPNLLKPHEEVLEFRKYEVVKPIAVDYKTGVILDGHHRYAFLKNFKAVPVLLFDYDVIETNIDKRVILQAAYSGRLLPPKTTWHTYRGRHISQIPTIDVPIAKLLKSQL; encoded by the coding sequence GTGGTCGCGGGGGTTATAATGGCGGGCGGGAGGGGCCGGAGGGCCAACGACCCGGAAAAGTGCCTCTGGCCGCTGTGCGGAATTCCCCTTCTTTTCAGAGTGGCAGGCGCCTTGGCGCAAGTGGCAGAGGAGCTAATCGTCCTCACCACGAAAAACCACACGAGAATTGCGAAATACGCAGAGGCGTGGGGGATTAAAGTGGTTTATACCCCTGGGGAGGGCTACGAGCGGGACGTTCAATTCGCCGTTAAATTCGCCCCCGCTTTTATTGCCTCCTGCGACCTCGCTAATTTAAAGCCAGGCCACTTAGAGGCCTTGGCAAATAACGCGGTGTTCACCACGGCGGTCACAAAAGGCGGGTACCCCGGCCTCTCCTACCTCCCCACTCCTGACATGGAGAAGTGGTCTGTGGTTGAGCTCGGGGATTTATACGACGTGGATACGCCCGAGGACTTTGAAAAGGCGGAGCGGGAGTGCCCCACGGCCTATCCCTTAAATGCCGACCCCAATTTGTTAAAACCCCACGAGGAGGTGTTAGAATTCAGAAAATACGAAGTTGTAAAGCCAATCGCAGTAGACTACAAGACGGGGGTAATTCTCGACGGGCACCACCGCTACGCCTTTTTAAAAAACTTTAAGGCAGTCCCAGTGCTCCTTTTTGACTACGACGTCATTGAGACAAATATCGACAAGAGGGTCATTCTACAAGCGGCATACTCAGGCCGCCTCCTCCCGCCGAAGACCACGTGGCACACATACCGAGGCCGACACATTTCCCAAATACCCACTATAGACGTCCCAATAGCCAAACTCCTCAAATCCCAGCTGTAA
- a CDS encoding cob(I)yrinic acid a,c-diamide adenosyltransferase — MRLAFHGPGKGKTTAALGTALRAYGHGMRILYVGVMKTPYYMGEEVGEYKAMKRLGIDAVYLTELKSPKAALQYAVDAAGRYDVIILDEVLYAIRQGLISRDELKKLEGVESHVIATGNYWHPSLRDIFHLITRLDAEKHYYNLGNKAIKGLDW, encoded by the coding sequence ATGAGGCTGGCTTTCCACGGGCCGGGCAAGGGGAAGACCACGGCGGCGTTGGGCACAGCCCTCAGAGCCTACGGCCACGGCATGAGGATACTTTATGTCGGAGTTATGAAAACGCCCTATTACATGGGCGAGGAGGTGGGGGAGTATAAAGCCATGAAAAGGCTCGGGATAGATGCAGTGTATCTCACCGAGTTGAAAAGCCCAAAGGCGGCGCTTCAATACGCCGTTGACGCCGCCGGGCGGTATGACGTGATAATTCTCGACGAGGTTTTATACGCAATAAGACAGGGGTTAATAAGCCGCGACGAGTTGAAAAAGCTGGAAGGCGTGGAGAGCCACGTTATTGCCACGGGGAATTACTGGCACCCCTCACTAAGAGACATCTTCCACCTCATAACAAGGCTAGACGCCGAGAAGCATTACTACAACTTAGGCAATAAGGCAATAAAAGGGCTGGACTGGTAA
- the cbiS gene encoding bifunctional adenosylcobinamide hydrolase/alpha-ribazole phosphatase CbiS: MLIEERKGLVLAKLGNRYKVLSTVPSPDYAEAVAFVQVPKDYCGDFLQDASKVRDDLGLEAVVFFTAAELPDSFVSLSEGDVKVAATVAMTPQTCIGTINVAVVVNRPLSKWGMADLLRTATEAKALAAVDSLLRCNGRRSPGTVTDAVAILAQEGDGEHYAGPATELGQTAARLVYKAVRAGDRYDLFQRIFGLSRREFAGLVKRLFEKAPLPAGEEEILSALEELLKDPNVWALLIAAAELDAHATSGGIPGLAPDEHSADTPRIIIDELLGAALADYIGGFKAVLTTYWVERVKKDGGIPELEMFRDDVLSALLAGVYLRLYERIYGR, from the coding sequence ATGTTAATTGAAGAGAGGAAGGGGCTAGTGCTGGCGAAGCTGGGCAATAGGTATAAGGTTCTTTCCACAGTCCCGTCGCCGGACTACGCCGAGGCCGTGGCCTTTGTGCAAGTCCCTAAGGACTATTGCGGGGATTTCTTGCAAGACGCCTCCAAGGTGAGGGATGATCTGGGCCTGGAGGCGGTGGTTTTCTTCACCGCGGCGGAGTTGCCCGACTCCTTTGTGTCTCTCTCCGAGGGGGACGTGAAAGTGGCGGCGACCGTGGCCATGACACCCCAGACTTGTATAGGCACGATAAACGTGGCAGTAGTTGTGAATAGGCCTTTGTCTAAATGGGGCATGGCCGACCTTTTAAGAACTGCGACAGAGGCTAAGGCCCTCGCCGCGGTGGACTCCTTGCTGAGGTGTAACGGGAGGAGAAGCCCAGGCACGGTCACTGACGCTGTGGCTATACTGGCGCAGGAAGGCGACGGGGAGCACTACGCGGGCCCGGCCACAGAGCTGGGGCAGACTGCGGCGAGGCTTGTGTATAAAGCAGTGCGGGCGGGGGATAGGTATGACTTATTTCAGAGGATTTTCGGCCTCTCAAGGCGCGAATTCGCCGGGCTGGTGAAAAGGCTTTTTGAAAAGGCCCCGCTCCCTGCTGGCGAAGAGGAGATCTTATCGGCGCTGGAAGAGCTGTTAAAAGACCCAAACGTCTGGGCGCTGTTAATCGCCGCCGCTGAGCTAGACGCCCACGCAACCTCTGGCGGCATCCCGGGGCTGGCTCCCGATGAGCACTCGGCAGATACTCCCAGGATAATTATCGACGAGCTTTTAGGCGCGGCCCTGGCGGACTATATCGGGGGGTTTAAGGCGGTGTTGACTACTTACTGGGTGGAGAGAGTGAAAAAAGACGGCGGCATTCCGGAGCTGGAAATGTTTAGAGACGACGTGCTCTCAGCCCTTTTGGCGGGGGTATATCTCAGGCTCTACGAGAGGATCTACGGCCGTTAG
- the cobT gene encoding nicotinate mononucleotide-dependent phosphoribosyltransferase CobT: MKLEPQIMAIVIGTTDISLIPGISVAGASPELTHYTPALDVEYLLLGMPKTMEVIPVTPEGIPTPALVTRAVAGEVAKLVVNAGSRITPKVPYVDLGGEPGRDFRRGPALSCEAARNILERGRALGCELGRLGCIYIGESIPGGTTTAMAILVAMGYDAWGRTSSASPNNPKELKIAVVKEGLRRVSAPLKPLEAVCEMGDPVHLAVAAIALGVSECGGVPVLAGGTQMAAAAALYKGLGGDLAKLHVATTRWIAEDKSADFMGLMEIVGVKNVYIAGVSFAGSKYEGLRAYERGAVKEGVAMGGALFYALSKGKDVLRLVEAEYERLLSAGVAGNVN, translated from the coding sequence ATGAAACTAGAGCCCCAGATAATGGCCATAGTTATCGGCACTACAGACATATCGCTAATCCCCGGCATTTCAGTGGCGGGGGCCTCGCCGGAGTTAACTCACTACACCCCGGCCCTGGACGTGGAATACCTGCTCTTGGGAATGCCCAAAACTATGGAGGTCATCCCAGTAACTCCCGAGGGCATCCCAACGCCGGCTTTAGTAACAAGAGCCGTGGCGGGAGAAGTTGCCAAGCTAGTGGTAAACGCAGGGTCTAGAATTACGCCTAAAGTGCCCTATGTGGATTTAGGCGGCGAGCCGGGGCGTGACTTCCGCAGAGGCCCAGCCTTGAGTTGCGAAGCCGCTAGAAATATCTTGGAGAGAGGCAGGGCCCTGGGCTGTGAGCTGGGGCGTCTCGGCTGTATATACATAGGCGAGTCAATACCGGGGGGCACCACCACCGCAATGGCTATACTTGTGGCCATGGGCTACGACGCCTGGGGGAGGACCAGCTCCGCCTCGCCTAATAACCCTAAAGAGCTTAAAATCGCCGTGGTTAAAGAGGGCCTTAGGAGAGTGTCCGCGCCGCTTAAACCCCTTGAGGCTGTTTGCGAAATGGGAGACCCCGTGCATTTGGCAGTAGCCGCCATTGCCCTAGGCGTTTCGGAATGCGGCGGAGTGCCAGTGCTGGCGGGAGGCACTCAAATGGCGGCAGCCGCCGCTTTATACAAGGGACTGGGTGGAGATCTGGCGAAATTACACGTGGCCACCACTAGGTGGATTGCCGAGGATAAGTCGGCTGATTTCATGGGCCTCATGGAAATAGTCGGCGTGAAGAACGTGTATATTGCCGGCGTCAGTTTTGCCGGCTCTAAATACGAGGGCTTAAGGGCCTATGAAAGAGGCGCTGTTAAAGAGGGCGTGGCGATGGGAGGCGCGTTATTTTACGCGCTGAGTAAGGGCAAGGACGTGCTCAGACTAGTGGAGGCAGAGTACGAGAGGCTATTATCCGCTGGGGTTGCGGGAAATGTTAATTGA
- a CDS encoding diphthine--ammonia ligase family protein, whose translation MKVAFYSGGKDSVYAALREWPVDMFIFLLYQFPRPSPHLMNMNFAVRLGSGMAPVLVYQLERGREFQQKAELLRRLGADIIVAGDVDVEEHLRYMERLAGEVGAVLKEPLWGMDHYELLAREVEELEFIVIGSSKRELLCRRVRRENFQEFASAARALGIDVLGEYGEYHSQVVSVSKFGISLNPTCKEVVEFDGYSIALI comes from the coding sequence ATGAAAGTGGCTTTTTACAGCGGCGGTAAAGATAGCGTATATGCCGCGTTGAGAGAGTGGCCTGTTGACATGTTTATATTCTTACTGTACCAATTCCCCAGGCCCTCGCCGCATTTAATGAACATGAACTTCGCCGTGAGGCTTGGGTCGGGAATGGCCCCGGTCTTGGTGTACCAATTGGAGAGGGGGCGCGAATTTCAACAAAAGGCCGAGTTGCTGAGGAGGCTTGGGGCGGATATAATTGTGGCTGGGGATGTGGACGTCGAGGAGCATTTAAGATATATGGAGAGGCTTGCCGGCGAGGTTGGCGCCGTCCTAAAAGAGCCGCTGTGGGGCATGGATCACTACGAGCTGTTGGCTAGGGAAGTGGAGGAGCTGGAGTTCATAGTCATTGGGTCCAGCAAAAGGGAGTTGCTCTGCAGACGGGTTCGTAGGGAGAATTTTCAAGAATTCGCCTCGGCGGCAAGGGCGCTGGGGATAGACGTCTTGGGGGAGTACGGCGAGTATCACAGCCAAGTTGTGTCAGTCAGCAAGTTCGGAATTAGTCTAAACCCGACGTGTAAAGAGGTTGTGGAATTCGACGGGTATAGCATTGCGCTGATATGA
- a CDS encoding asparagine synthase C-terminal domain-containing protein produces MIELLAKYSDCNAVLFSGGIDSTLVLTAAVKRGLMPLAVHVAMRNCGVDTKYAVSVAAKLGVPLAVRLMDLEEALGALPKVVKILGLFNPMEVVNCAVVYFGLEKALELGAKRVCTGDGGDELFLGYSFFQRYSPGELDRVRRRVVSRWYFCSFDLGRSLGVEVVAPFTAQEVVELALSLSPVEVLGKKPLRDVLRGYFPEVAEREKTPLERGSCFDRLYGEMRQRAGDEVEYLKSLFKELGLSYPTSPRGCPRCGYAYFDGSYCRMCGYARGK; encoded by the coding sequence ATGATTGAGTTGCTGGCGAAGTACTCCGACTGCAACGCCGTGCTTTTCTCAGGGGGGATAGACTCCACCCTTGTTCTGACGGCGGCAGTCAAGAGGGGGCTGATGCCTTTGGCCGTGCACGTCGCTATGAGGAATTGCGGCGTGGATACTAAATACGCGGTGTCTGTCGCGGCGAAGCTAGGCGTCCCGCTGGCGGTGAGGCTTATGGATTTGGAAGAGGCCTTGGGCGCGTTGCCAAAAGTCGTTAAGATTTTAGGCCTTTTCAACCCCATGGAGGTGGTTAACTGCGCCGTGGTTTACTTCGGCTTAGAAAAGGCATTGGAGCTAGGCGCTAAGAGAGTGTGTACTGGCGATGGCGGGGACGAGCTCTTCCTGGGCTACAGCTTCTTCCAGAGGTATAGCCCCGGGGAATTAGACAGAGTTAGGAGACGCGTTGTCTCCCGGTGGTATTTCTGTAGTTTTGACCTGGGCAGGTCCCTGGGGGTTGAGGTCGTCGCGCCTTTCACAGCACAGGAAGTGGTTGAGCTAGCCTTATCGCTCAGCCCCGTGGAAGTCCTGGGGAAAAAGCCCCTTAGGGACGTCCTAAGGGGGTATTTCCCCGAGGTGGCCGAAAGGGAAAAGACGCCCCTGGAGAGGGGGTCGTGTTTTGACAGACTTTACGGCGAGATGAGACAAAGGGCAGGAGACGAAGTGGAATACTTGAAGTCGCTGTTCAAAGAACTGGGTCTGTCATACCCCACCTCCCCAAGGGGATGTCCCAGATGCGGCTATGCCTATTTTGACGGGAGTTATTGCCGTATGTGCGGCTATGCACGGGGGAAGTAG